A region of the Paracoccaceae bacterium genome:
TTCCGCGCACCCGACATCCTGCGTTTCGGGTTCACGCCGCTTTTCATCGGCGCGACCGAGGTCGACGCGGCCGTGGCGATCATTGCCGATGTGATGGGCAGCGGCGCCTGGGACCGGCCCGAATACAAGACCCGCGCAAAGGTGACATGATGCATCGCAAATGGAACCCCGCCACGATTGCCCCGCCGGCCTCGGGCTATTCGCATGCGGTGCTGACCGAGGCACCGCAACGCTGGCTAACGCTGTCGGGACAGCTGGGCCTGCTGCCGGACGGCCAGCTGCCCGACAACCTGGCCGCGCAGCTGGATGCCGCCTTCGCGAATGTCGATGCGGGGCTGGCCGAGGCCGGAATGACCCGCGACGATCTTGTGAAGGTCACCGTCTATCTTACGGAAAACACGCCGGATTCCGTTTCCACCTATCGCGCGCGCCGCGATGCCTGGATTGGGTCGGCCGCACCGCCTGCGGCGACCTTGCTGATCGTTGCCGGTCTGGCCGCGCCGCGCTTCCTGTGCGAAGTCGATGCCATCGCGGCCGCCTGACCATGACCGCGCCATGACAACGCCGCCCGACCCTGCCCGGGACGGCGCCCAGATGTCGTTTGACGGGCGGATGTCCTATGGCGACTACCTGCGCCTGGATGCCATCCTCGGCGCCCAGACGCTGCTGACGGGCGCGCATGACGAATTCCTGTTCATCATCCAGCACCAGACCTCGGAACTCTGGATGCGGCTCGCGCTGCACGAGCTTGACGCTGCACGGCGCCTGATTGCCGATGACCGTCCGCGCGAGGCGTTCAAGATGCTGTCGCGCATCGCCCGGATCTTCGAGCAGCTGAACAGTGCGTGGGACGTGCTGCGCACGATGACCCCGGCGGACTATTCGACCTTCCGCAATGGCCTTGGCCAGTCGTCGGGATTCCAGAGCCACCAGTACCGGCTGATCGAATATGCCGCCGGCAACCGCAACCTTGCGATGCTGCGGCCACATGCCCACCGGGCCGATGTGACGGCGGCGCTCGAGGCGGAACTCGCGCGCCCCTCGCTTTATGACGAGGCGCTGCGCTTTGCCGCCCGTTCGGGGTTGCCGATGCCGCCGGATGTGCTGAATCGCGACCTGCGCGCAGCATGGACCGCGCATGACGGCGTGCGCGCAGCCTGGGAAATCGTCTACCGCGATCCCGCCACCCACTGGGAGGCCTATGAACTGGCCGAGAAGCTGGTGGATTTCGAGGACTATTTCCGCCGCTGGCGGTTCAACCACGTGACCACGGTGGAACGGGTGATCGGGTTGAAGCGCGGAACCGGGGGCACTTCGGGCGTGTCCTACCTGCGCCGGATGCTTGAAATCGAGCTGTTCCCCGAACTTTGGCACCTGCGCACCACGCTCTAGGCGAAAACCCGCGCGCGCCGCCCAAGGCTTTGACGACGCACGGTCCCGCCGGTATCCTGCGGCGTGAACGGGCGCTTCCTGCCCGGCACCAGCGGACCGCGAAATGACCCACCTGCGCCCCCTTGTCCTTGCCCTCTCTGCCCTCGCGCTCGCCGCCTGCACCATGGAGGGCGGCCCGACCGCCTTTGCGCCGACCCCGGCGATCGCACCACCCGAGCAGATCTATCTGTCCTCGATGGATGGCCCGCACCCGATCGTCGCGGTGCCGCTGGAAAAGCTGCCCGAGGCCTATCGCCGCCAGGCCGTTGCCTATGAAAGCGGCGAGGTGCCGGGCACCATCGTCATCCATCCCGGCCAGCGGCTGCTGTATTACGTGACCGGGCCGAAGACCGCGATCCGCTACGGCATCTCGGTCGGCCGCGCGGGGTTCGAATGGGCGGGCGAGGCGCAGGTGACCCAGACCAAACCCTGGCCGACATGGACGCCCCCGCCCGAGATGATCGAGCGCGACCCCAAGCTTGCCAAATGGGAAAAGGGCCAGCCCGGCGGCCCGACCAACCCGCTGGGGGCGCGGGCGATCTATCTGGAGACCAACGGACGCGACTATGGTTACCGGATCCATGGCACTCCGGAATGGTGGTCGATCGGACGCAACGCCTCGTCGGGCTGCATCCGCATGATCAACCAGGACGTGCTCGACCTGGCCGCGCGCGTTCAACCCGGGGCGAAGGTCGTCGTGCTCAAGGCCGACGGCAGCCGCGCCGACCGCCTGATCATCCCGCCACCGGCGCCCAAGAAGCCGAAGCCGGTCGAGGCCGTCGCACCGCCGGCGCCATCGGCCCTGCCCGCCGGGGTCACCGCCTCGACCGCGATCTGACGCCGCATCGGATGGCATGACGCTGCGTGCCCGCGCGGTGCTGCCCGTTTCAGCGGCACCCGCACGTTGGATGTGCAGGGGTGAAGGGTGATTCCCCTTCACCCCGCACGAACAGATGCTATCCTGTCATGCGACCGTTACCGGACCCGCGCCCGCCATGACCGACCTGTCCCCGCTGTCCCGCCATGACCCCGCCCGCCCTGCGACGACACGCCGGGCGGTCGTCGGGATCATCGGCAACCAGCATCTTCTGAACGAAAGCTACCCGGCCCATACCTGCGGCGCCACGAACTCCGAGGCGGTGGCCCATGCGGCGGGCTGCCTGCCGCTGATCATTCCGTCCGATCCGCGGCTCGTGTCGGTCGCCGAACTGCTCGACCTTTGCGATGGGTTCCTGCTGACCGGCGGTCGGCCGAACGTCCATCCCTCCGAGTATGGGGAAGAGGAAACACCGGCCCATGGCGCCTTTGACCGGGGGCGCGATGCGATCACGCTGCCCCTGATCCGCGCCTGCGTCGAGCGGGGGCAGCCGTTCCTGGGGATCTGCCGCGGGTTTCAGGAGGTCAACGTGGCGCTTGGCGGCACGCTGCATCCGGAAATCCGCGATCTGCCGGGGCGCATGAACCACCGGATGCCACCCGACGGCACGCTGGAGGAGAAATTCGCCCTGCGCCACGCGGTCCGGTTCACCGAAGGCGGCCCGTTCCACAGGCTGATGGGCGCGGCGGAGGTGATGACGAACACGCTGCACGGCCAGGGAATTGCCCGGCCGGGCCCGCGCATCGTGATCGACGGTTGCGCGCCCGACGGAACGCCCGAGGCGATCTATGTCCGGGATGCGCCGGGCTTTACGCTGTCCGTGCAATGGCATCCCGAATGGCGGGCCTGCGACGATCCGGTGTCGCGGCCACTGTTCGGCGCCTTCGGCGCCGCCTGCGCGGCTTGGGCGGCAGCACGCGGCTGAACCGGCCGGGGTGGCACCGCGTGCCGGTCAGAGCCGCCCCATGACGGCGGCCAACCACAGCGCCAGGGTGCTTGCGAGGGTCTGCCGGTAAAGGCCCAGCCGGGCCAGCCGCCACAGCCGACGCGGCATGCCCGGGGTGTGGCGCATCCGGTCCCAGTCGTCCAGCAGGCGACGCGCCTCGGGTGTCAGGCGTGCGGCCGAGGCCCGCAGCGCCACCATGTTCACGTCGTTCCATCCCCGGAACGTGCCGTCTGCCACCTGCCCCAGCCGCCTGATGCGTGCCTGCCAGCCATCGTTGGCGCCGATCTGGTTGTCCTCGTGCTGACGGTACAGGATGGTCGGATGGTCATCATGCACGACCGTGCCGCCCGCCCCTGTCACGATCTGATAGGCCCACCAGTCATGCACCACCACATCGCCCGCCTCCTGCGCCGCAGCGCGCAGCAGCGCGGCGGCGGGCGGGGTCAGCAGCTGGGTGTTTCCGGCGGCGATGTTCTGGACCAGCGCGTTGCGAAAGGACGCCGGGCGCGGGCGCGGCGGAGACAGGCGGCGCCCCTCGAGCCGGTCCGTGGTGATCAGGCTGCGGGTGCAGTACAGCGCGACCTCTTTCCGGCGGGGGGCGAGCGCCGCCAGACCGCGGGACAGCCGGTCTGGCAGCCAGACGTCATCCTGATCGGCAAAGGCCAGCCAGCCGGGATTTTCCGGCAGCGCGGCCAGCATGTGCAGATAGTTGGCAGCCGCACCCCGCCCGGGGCCCCGCCCCAGGTCTATCCTGGCATCCGGACGCGCCAGGGCCCAGGCGGCCACACGGTCGGGCGTTCCGTCGACCGACCCGTCATCGCGGGCGACAAGACGCCAGTGCGGGTGATCCTGCGCGGCAAGACTGTCCAGCTGCGCCTCGATGTGGCGGGCCCCGTTGTAGAGCCCCATCAGGATGGTAACCTCGGGCACCGGGCCCGGGGCGCCGACCTCATCCATCGCGCGCCGCGGCCGCAAGCAGCGCCGACAGGTTCTCGCCATAACGGCTTTTCCGGTATCGCTCGGCGGCGGCGCGCAGGGTCGCGGCGTCGATCCAGCCGCGCGCAAAGGCGATTTCCTCGGGGCAGCCGGTCTGCATGCCCTGCCGTTCCTCCAGCGTCCGCACGAAGTTGCCTGCGTCCAGCAGGCTGCCATGGGTGCCGGTGTCAAGCCAGGCAAAGCCGCGGCCCATCCGGCTGACCTGCAACAACCCCTCGTCCAGATAGGTCTGCAGCAGATCGGTGATCTCAAGTTCGCCGCGCGACGAGGGCCGCACCTGCGCGGCACGGTCCGGCGCACTTCCGTCGAGGAAATAAAGCCCGGTGACCGCATAGTTGGAGGGTGCGACCGTCGGCTTCTCGACGATCCTGCGCACCCGGTCGCGCCCTTCGGGCCCCGGTTCGAAATCGACGACGCCATAGCGTTCCGGATCGGCCACGTGATAGGCAAAGACCGTGCCACCCTGCGGCTGCTGATCGGCGGCGCGCAGCATGTCGGGCAGACCATGGCCGAAAAAGATGTTGTCGCCCAGCACCATGGCCGACGGCGCACCATTCAGGAAGTCGCGTGCCAGGATATAGGCCTGCGCCAGCCCGTCAGGCGAAGGCTGCACGATCCAGGCGATGCGGATGCCCCAGCGCTCGCCGTCGCCCATCAGGCGGCGGAACTGCGCCTGATCCTCGGGCGTGGTGATCACGGCGATCTCGCGGATGCCCGCGAGCATCAGCACCGAAAGCGGATAGAACACCATCGGCTTGTCATAGACCGGCAGCAGCTGCTTCGACACGCCCTCGGTAATCGGATAGAGCCGCGTACCGGAGCCACCGGCCAGAATGATCCCCTTGCGTCCCGTCATGTCGATCCCTGCTGTTGCGCCGCATGCTTATCGGGCAGGGCACGGGGGCTCAAGCCCTAGCTTCCGGCATCGCGGGCCAGTGTCCGGGCGGCGCACGTTATTCGGGCAGTCCTGGGTGCGCGCCGCAATCTTCCCGCAGGTCACACGAACAGAAAATCCGCCGGCCCCAGATCACCCGGCGCGATCCCCGCCAGCAGGATCGCATGGCCGCCCCAGTCGATCCGCGCGTGAACCTGGCCATCGACCGTCACGCTGTCGATGGCCAGCGAGGCAAACCGCGCGGCCGGCGTGGCCCCGGGCACCCAGGACATCTGCAAACGGTCGGCGCCCTGCTGGAAATCGGCGATCGTGTCCACCTCGCTCACACGCCGCTGCGAGAAGATGAAGACATCGGCACCCGCGCCTCCCCAGAGCGTGTCATTGCCAAACCCGCCGTTCAGCCGATCGGCGCCGTCACCGCCCCATAGCCGGTCGTTGCCCGTGCCACCCGACAGAAGGTCGTCACCCGCACCCCCGTACAGAAGGTCATCTTCGTCACCGCCCCCGAGCGAGTCGTTCCCCATGCCGCCCACGAGCGTGTCGCGGCCCGCCCCGCCGCCCAGAGCATCGTTGCCGGGCCCGCCCTCGACCAGATCATCGCCGAAACTTCCCGCTAGCGTGTCGTTTCCCGGCCCGCCATAGACATTGTCGTTGCCATAGCCGCCACCGACATTGTCGTTGCCGTCCCCCCCCCAGACCAGATCGTTGCCCGGACCGACGACCAGCACATCGTTGCCACCATCGCCGTGGACGGTGTCGTTGCCGTTGCCGCCGCCCACCGTATCGTTCCCGTCACCGCCGAAGACCAGGTCATTGCCGTCGCCCACCGGGATCAGGTCATGCCCGGCGCCGCCGTAGACCGTGTCGTTGCCGGCCTGCCCGCGCAGGGCATCGTTGCCGGCGCCACCTTCGATATGGTCGTCGCCGTCGCCGCCTTCGAGAAACACATCGGTGCCCAGTCCGAGCAGCGTGTCATTCCCCGCGCCACCTGTCAGGCGCCATCCGGTCCCGGTGCCGGTGGACAGATGGTCGTCATAGGCGCTGCCAAGGACGATCTCGACACCGTCCAGCACATGCCCCGTGGCCCATCCGGCACCCGACCCGGGATCGAGCGGCGCCAGCCGCACGGGCGCCGGCGCCTCGGCGAAGCTGAGCGTGTCGATGCCGTCGCCGCCGAACCACAGTGTCGCGCCGGGGCCTGCCAGAAACAGATCGTCGCCCGCGCCGCCGTAGACCGCATCACTGCCCGCCCCCGGGGACAGCGTGTCGTTTCCGGCCCCGCCCCAGAGCGTGTCATCGCCCGCCCCGCCCTCGATCAGGTCATTGCCGCCACCGCCGAAAAGCGCATTCGCCGCCGCATCGCCGGTCAGCGTGTCGTCGCGGACGGTGCCGACCACCGCCTCGATCCCGGCCAGCATGTCCCCCGATGCCGCGCCGCCCGGTGCCGATGCGCCCGACAGGTCGATGCGCACCGCAGCATCTTCGGCCGCATAGTCCGCCGTATCGAAACCCGCCCCGCCGAACAGCCGGTCAGCCCCCGGGCCGCCGATCAGCGTGTCGTTGCCCTCTCCGCCCTCAAGCGTGTCGTTCCCCGGCCCCCCCTCGATGAGGTCGTCGCCGGTGTCGCCCGACAGGCGGTCGTTGCCTTCTCCGCCTTCCAGCGTGTCGTCGCCACCGCCACCTGCGATCACGTCATCGCCGCCAAGGCCCGCGATCCGGTCCGCCCCGGGGCCACCGGCCAGCGTATCCGCCCCGCCCGAGGGCCCGGACGATCCGCCGCCGGGCCCCGGGTCGGGCGGCACCTCACCGTCGAGCAGCGCCCGCGTCACCGGGATCAACGCCCAGCCGCGCACCTCGGCCTCGGTCAGGGGGCGCCCGGTCGCGGTCACGATGACCAGCCGTTCCGCGCCATGGCCAATCACCGCGCCGGTCGCGGTGGGCGTCACCGCCAGCTGCGAGGTGCTGCGCAGGAACGGCCACAGCGACAGGTCGATACGGTCCACGCCGGGTTCGAAGTCCAGTATCGTATCCGGCTGCCCGTCTGCCGTCAGCACGAAGACATCCGCCCCCGCACCGCCGCGCAAGGCATCCTGTCCTGCGCCGTCAATCAGGATGTCGTTGCCGGCACCCCCTTCCAGCGTGCCCTGACCCGCGGCGCGGAACATCAGGTCATGGCCGGATGTGCCGATGCCCGTCGACGCCGAGGCGCCCAGCACCTGCCCCAGTCCCGCCAGGCTGATCCGCAGGAGCGTCGCCCCTGCCTCGGCACCCGACATGGTCACCACCTGGATTTCGTTGCCGACGCGGAGCATCGCGATGGCGCTGATGTTCGCCAGGGTCGTGGCGACCGAATCGGCCAGTGTGTCCAGATGTATGAGCCGGCCCGACGGTGTCAGGGTGAACAGGCTGATGCCGTCATCGGCGCCCGCCACAGCGACAAACGCCCGGTCGTCGATCACGATCGCGTCGAGCACGGTTGCGCCGCCAAACCGTGTCCCGAGATCGTCGATCAGATGATCGACCAGAACCAGCCGCCCGTCCGGCCCCATGCGCAGGACCGACAGGCTGCCCGATCCGGCCGCAGCGGCAATGACATAGCTCTGCCCGTCCAGCATGACCGACCGCAATGCAGTGATCCCCTGCACCGGCAGGCCCTGTGCGGGGCCCATAGCGACACCGCCCGTCAGCGCGCCACCCGCGCCGACCTGCCACACCGTCAGCCCGTGCTCGACAAGCGAAGCCGCCACAAGGAACGTCTGCGGCCCGACCCGCACCGCCAGCAGCGCCGATACCCCGGACGCCAGCGCCGCCGCGCTGTCCGCCGCGCCCGGCCGCGCCGCAAGTGCGCCGGAGGCCAGCACCTCGAACACCGCAATCCCCTGCGCTGCGGGCCGCGCGGCATAGACCCAGGTTCCCCCGCCGGACGTCACGGCCACGATTTCCACCATCTGTGTCGTCGTGATGGACGAAGCGCTGAGAAATGCCGTGAGCGAGGCCGCGCCATCCAGTCCGCGCGCCAGCGTGACCACCTCGGGCAGCACCGAGCCGGACAATCCGCCGACCGTCATCGGCAGACGGGTTCCGGAATGGGCGGCAAACGCAGTCTCTCCACCCGTCGCGCCCGCGACGGCCGCAAGCGTCACCGAGTCCCGCGTGATCCAGTTGACCACGCGAAAACCGCCCGGCACCGCCACGATGTCCACATGCGCCGAGGGCACGGCGAATCGTGCGCCGCCCACCGTCCCGACCAGATCGAGCCGCTGCATCCGTCCAACCCCACTCGCGTCCCCACGCGTGGGATGACCCTGCCCCGGGTGCCTGAAACCGCACTTAATCGAAGATGGCGGGAAAGCGGCCTTTGCGAAGAACTCGCG
Encoded here:
- a CDS encoding RidA family protein, whose product is MMHRKWNPATIAPPASGYSHAVLTEAPQRWLTLSGQLGLLPDGQLPDNLAAQLDAAFANVDAGLAEAGMTRDDLVKVTVYLTENTPDSVSTYRARRDAWIGSAAPPAATLLIVAGLAAPRFLCEVDAIAAA
- the kynA gene encoding tryptophan 2,3-dioxygenase, with protein sequence MTTPPDPARDGAQMSFDGRMSYGDYLRLDAILGAQTLLTGAHDEFLFIIQHQTSELWMRLALHELDAARRLIADDRPREAFKMLSRIARIFEQLNSAWDVLRTMTPADYSTFRNGLGQSSGFQSHQYRLIEYAAGNRNLAMLRPHAHRADVTAALEAELARPSLYDEALRFAARSGLPMPPDVLNRDLRAAWTAHDGVRAAWEIVYRDPATHWEAYELAEKLVDFEDYFRRWRFNHVTTVERVIGLKRGTGGTSGVSYLRRMLEIELFPELWHLRTTL
- a CDS encoding L,D-transpeptidase gives rise to the protein MTHLRPLVLALSALALAACTMEGGPTAFAPTPAIAPPEQIYLSSMDGPHPIVAVPLEKLPEAYRRQAVAYESGEVPGTIVIHPGQRLLYYVTGPKTAIRYGISVGRAGFEWAGEAQVTQTKPWPTWTPPPEMIERDPKLAKWEKGQPGGPTNPLGARAIYLETNGRDYGYRIHGTPEWWSIGRNASSGCIRMINQDVLDLAARVQPGAKVVVLKADGSRADRLIIPPPAPKKPKPVEAVAPPAPSALPAGVTASTAI
- a CDS encoding gamma-glutamyl-gamma-aminobutyrate hydrolase family protein, with the protein product MTDLSPLSRHDPARPATTRRAVVGIIGNQHLLNESYPAHTCGATNSEAVAHAAGCLPLIIPSDPRLVSVAELLDLCDGFLLTGGRPNVHPSEYGEEETPAHGAFDRGRDAITLPLIRACVERGQPFLGICRGFQEVNVALGGTLHPEIRDLPGRMNHRMPPDGTLEEKFALRHAVRFTEGGPFHRLMGAAEVMTNTLHGQGIARPGPRIVIDGCAPDGTPEAIYVRDAPGFTLSVQWHPEWRACDDPVSRPLFGAFGAACAAWAAARG
- a CDS encoding glycosyltransferase, translated to MDEVGAPGPVPEVTILMGLYNGARHIEAQLDSLAAQDHPHWRLVARDDGSVDGTPDRVAAWALARPDARIDLGRGPGRGAAANYLHMLAALPENPGWLAFADQDDVWLPDRLSRGLAALAPRRKEVALYCTRSLITTDRLEGRRLSPPRPRPASFRNALVQNIAAGNTQLLTPPAAALLRAAAQEAGDVVVHDWWAYQIVTGAGGTVVHDDHPTILYRQHEDNQIGANDGWQARIRRLGQVADGTFRGWNDVNMVALRASAARLTPEARRLLDDWDRMRHTPGMPRRLWRLARLGLYRQTLASTLALWLAAVMGRL
- the rfbA gene encoding glucose-1-phosphate thymidylyltransferase RfbA — its product is MTGRKGIILAGGSGTRLYPITEGVSKQLLPVYDKPMVFYPLSVLMLAGIREIAVITTPEDQAQFRRLMGDGERWGIRIAWIVQPSPDGLAQAYILARDFLNGAPSAMVLGDNIFFGHGLPDMLRAADQQPQGGTVFAYHVADPERYGVVDFEPGPEGRDRVRRIVEKPTVAPSNYAVTGLYFLDGSAPDRAAQVRPSSRGELEITDLLQTYLDEGLLQVSRMGRGFAWLDTGTHGSLLDAGNFVRTLEERQGMQTGCPEEIAFARGWIDAATLRAAAERYRKSRYGENLSALLAAAARDG
- a CDS encoding calcium-binding protein, yielding MQRLDLVGTVGGARFAVPSAHVDIVAVPGGFRVVNWITRDSVTLAAVAGATGGETAFAAHSGTRLPMTVGGLSGSVLPEVVTLARGLDGAASLTAFLSASSITTTQMVEIVAVTSGGGTWVYAARPAAQGIAVFEVLASGALAARPGAADSAAALASGVSALLAVRVGPQTFLVAASLVEHGLTVWQVGAGGALTGGVAMGPAQGLPVQGITALRSVMLDGQSYVIAAAAGSGSLSVLRMGPDGRLVLVDHLIDDLGTRFGGATVLDAIVIDDRAFVAVAGADDGISLFTLTPSGRLIHLDTLADSVATTLANISAIAMLRVGNEIQVVTMSGAEAGATLLRISLAGLGQVLGASASTGIGTSGHDLMFRAAGQGTLEGGAGNDILIDGAGQDALRGGAGADVFVLTADGQPDTILDFEPGVDRIDLSLWPFLRSTSQLAVTPTATGAVIGHGAERLVIVTATGRPLTEAEVRGWALIPVTRALLDGEVPPDPGPGGGSSGPSGGADTLAGGPGADRIAGLGGDDVIAGGGGDDTLEGGEGNDRLSGDTGDDLIEGGPGNDTLEGGEGNDTLIGGPGADRLFGGAGFDTADYAAEDAAVRIDLSGASAPGGAASGDMLAGIEAVVGTVRDDTLTGDAAANALFGGGGNDLIEGGAGDDTLWGGAGNDTLSPGAGSDAVYGGAGDDLFLAGPGATLWFGGDGIDTLSFAEAPAPVRLAPLDPGSGAGWATGHVLDGVEIVLGSAYDDHLSTGTGTGWRLTGGAGNDTLLGLGTDVFLEGGDGDDHIEGGAGNDALRGQAGNDTVYGGAGHDLIPVGDGNDLVFGGDGNDTVGGGNGNDTVHGDGGNDVLVVGPGNDLVWGGDGNDNVGGGYGNDNVYGGPGNDTLAGSFGDDLVEGGPGNDALGGGAGRDTLVGGMGNDSLGGGDEDDLLYGGAGDDLLSGGTGNDRLWGGDGADRLNGGFGNDTLWGGAGADVFIFSQRRVSEVDTIADFQQGADRLQMSWVPGATPAARFASLAIDSVTVDGQVHARIDWGGHAILLAGIAPGDLGPADFLFV